One genomic region from Sander lucioperca isolate FBNREF2018 chromosome 3, SLUC_FBN_1.2, whole genome shotgun sequence encodes:
- the scube2 gene encoding signal peptide, CUB and EGF-like domain-containing protein 2 isoform X2 has product MGAIWAARDFCLFLLLLNSRQSAALPEIRDPCVEGSDGCHIDAICQTTQGSYKCTCKAGFKGDGKHCEDIDECDLEYNGGCVHECNNIPGNYRCTCYDGFNLAHDGHNCLDVDECKFNNGGCQHTCVNTMGSYECRCKEGFFLSDNQHTCIHRSVEGLNCMNKEHGCAHICKETPKGGVACECRPGFELARNQRGCILTCNHGNGGCQHTCEDTENGPICRCHARYTLQSDKRSCIERDEATTESADHNVTSFTEVDKRVKRRLLMETCAVNNGGCDCTCKDTSTGVRCSCPVGFTLQPDGKTCKDIDECELRNGGCEHFCRNTIGSFECNCRRGFKLLTDERSCQDIDECFFERTCDHTCVNSPGGFQCLCNKGYTMYGLAHCGDINECSVNNGGCEQGCENTMGGFECFCHLGYKLHWNKKDCIEAEGFPPANPPSKPTLNCSKQEGGDRCFLTCQSQVHISSGTEDSYTVTCGMPLPCLADAQKNNSGLHCLGPEMASVPRIKTTATFKSSTAKCNLKRSQEKLKESLNSAHSDSRFFFTENVQFSYVSLRCTPSVQRTRSRHGRKAGEEDGSSITAEFELDVNLEEVTAESCDLNCVRRRSEKRLRKTIRTLRKSINREQFHLHFAGSDYELAKSLGKPAELPGHCVAGQVLVGRKCVSCSVGTYYDGHQGRCVLCPAGTYQDEEAQMSCEVCPRPEGREVSKVVGARNLSECGGQCSPGQYSHDGFTPCLPCPLGTYQPEVGRTSCFPCGGNLVTKRSGAVTFQECETKVQCSPGHYYNTSTHRCIRCPTGTYQGEFGQNYCIACPGNTTTDFDGSTHIMQCKNRQCGGELGDFTGFIESPNYPGNYPANVECTWTINPPPKRRILIVVPEIFLPIEDECGDYLVMRKSSLSNSVTTYETCQTYERPIAFTSRSKRLWIQFRSNEGNSGKGFQVPYVTYDEDYQELIEDIVRDGRLYASENHQEILKDKKLMRALFDVLAHPQNFFNYTAQESREMFPKSFIRFLRSKVLRFLRP; this is encoded by the exons ATGGGAGCTATTTGGGCTGCAAGggacttttgtttgtttttgctcttGTTAAATAGCCGCCAAAGCGCAGCGCTTCCAGAGATTCGAG ATCCATGTGTAGAGGGAAGTGATGGCTGTCACATTGATGCTATTTGTCAGACTACCCAAGGCTCATACAAGTGCACGTGTAAAGCAGGCTTTAAAGGAGATGGAAAACACTGTGAAG ACATTGATGAATGCGACTTGGAGTACAATGGTGGCTGTGTACATGAGTGCAACAATATACCAGGCAATTATCGCTGCACTTGTTATGATGGATTTAATTTGGCACATGATGGACATAACTGTCTAG ATGTGGATGAATGCAAATTCAACAATGGTGGGTGCCAACACACTTGTGTCAACACCATGGGCAGCTATGAGTGCCGTTGCAAAGAGGGCTTCTTCCTCAGCGACAACCAGCACACATGCATCCACCGCTCTGTGG AGGGCCTCAACTGTATGAATAAGGAGCACGGCTGCGCCCACATCTGCAAAGAGACACCCAAAGGAGGTGTGGCCTGTGAGTGTCGTCCAGGGTTCGAGCTGGCCAGGAACCAGAGAGGCTGCATCT TAACTTGTAACCATGGCAACGGAGGCTGCCAGCACACATGCGAGGACACAGAGAACGGCCCCATATGCAGGTGTCACGCCAGGTATACCCTGCAATCTGACAAGAGGTCGTGTATAG AACGAGATGAAGCCACCACCGAGTCTGCAGACCACAACGTCACTTCCTTTACTGAGGTGGACAAACGTGTCAAACGAAGACTGTTAATGG AAACTTGTGCGGTGAACAATGGGGGGTGCGACTGCACTTGTAAAGACACATCCACAGGCGTGCGCTGTAGCTGCCCAGTCGGCTTCACACTGCAGCCGGATGGAAAGACATGCAAAG ATATTGACGAGTGTGAGCTTCGCAACGGCGGCTGCGAACACTTCTGCAGGAACACCATTGGCAGCTTTGAGTGCAACTGCAGAAGAGGCTTCAAGCTGCTGACAGACGAACGTTCTTGCCAAG ATATagatgaatgtttttttgaGCGGACATGTGATCACACGTGTGTGAACTCCCCCGGTGGTTTTCAATGTCTGTGCAACAAAGGCTACACCATGTATGGGCTGGCCCACTGTGGAG ATATAAATGAATGCAGTGTGAACAATGGCGGTTGTGAGCAGGGTTGTGAAAACACCATGGGTGGATTTGAATGCTTTTGTCATCTTGGCTATAAGCTACACTGGAACAAAAAGGACTGCATTG AGGCTGAGGGTTTCCCACCTGCTAACCCCCCCTCTAAACCTACCTTGAACTGTAGTAAGCAGGAGGGAGGGGACCGCTGCTTCTTGACATGCCAGTCTCAAGTTCACATCAGCAGTG GGACGGAGGATTCCTACACGGTGACCTGTGGAATGCCTCTGCCCTGCTTGGCTGACGCACAAAAGAACAACAGTGGATTGCATTGCTTAG GTCCAGAAATGGCCAGTGTTCCACGCATTAAAACCACAGCCACTTTTAAGTCCAGCACTGCAAAATGCAACTTAAAAAGAAGTCAGGAGAAACTCAAGGAAAGCTTAAACTCAGCACACTCAG ATAGCAGGTTCTTCTTCACTGAAAATGTCCAGTTCAGCTATGTGAGCCTGCGCTGCACCCCGTCCGTGCAGCGAACGCGCAGCCGCCATGGCAGGAAAGCTGGCGAGGAGGACGGCTCCTCGATAACAGCTGAGTTTGAGCTGGATGTGAACCTAGAGGAGGTAACAG CAGAGAGCTGTGACCTGAACTGTGTGCGCCGACGCTCAGAAAAGAGGCTCAGGAAGACCATCAGGACCCTGAGGAAGTCCATCAACCGGGAGCAGTTCCACCTCCACTTTGCCGGGTCTGACTATGAGCTCGCCAAAAGTTTGGGCAAGCCAGCTGAACTCCCAGGACACTGTGTGGCGGGACAGGTGCTGGTGGGCAGGAAGTGTG TGAGCTGCAGTGTTGGGACTTACTACGACGGGCATCAGGGACGGTGTGTGTTGTGTCCAGCTGGAACGTATCAGGATGAGGAGGCACAGATGTCTTGTGAGGTCTGTCCTCGACCTGAAGGAAGAGAAGTCTCCAAGGTAGTCGGAGCTCGAAACTTGTCCGAGTGTGGAG GTCAGTGTTCCCCGGGTCAGTACTCTCATGATGGCTTCACCCCCTGCCTGCCCTGTCCACTGGGAACGTACCAGCCAGAAGTGGGACGCACCTCCTGCTTCCCTTGTGGAGGGAACTTGGTCACAAAGCGCAGTGGTGCTGTTACCTTTCAGGAGTGTGAGACTAAAG TCCAGTGCTCTCCAGGACATTACTACAACACCAGTACACACCGTTGCATCCGCTGTCCCACGGGCACGTATCAAGGAGAGTTTGGGCAGAACTACTGCATCGCCTGCCCTGGAAATACCACCACCGACTTTGATGGCTCCACTCACATCATGCAATGCAAaa ACCGACAATGTGGAGGAGAGCTGGGAGATTTTACTGGTTTCATCGAGTCCCCCAACTACCCAGGGAATTACCCAGCCAATGTGGAGTGCACTTGGACCATCAACCCACCGCCCAAACGCAGGATCCTTATTGTCGTCCCAGAAATCTTCCTGCCTATTGAGGACGAGTGCGGTGACTACTTAGTAATGAGAAAGAGCT CTCTCTCCAACTCTGTGACAACCTACGAGACTTGTCAGACATACGAGCGCCCCATCGCTTTTACCTCCCGCTCCAAGAGGCTCTGGATACAGTTCAGGTCCAACGAGGGAAACAGTGGGAAAGGCTTCCAGGTCCCATATGTAACATACGATG AGGACTACCAAGAATTGATAGAAGACATTGTCAGAGATGGAAGATTATACGCTTCAGAGAACCACCAGGAAATTCTCAAG GACAAGAAACTCATGAGGGCGTTGTTTGATGTACTGGCTCACCCACAGAACTTCTTCAACTACACAGCACAAGAATCAAGAGAAATGTTCCCCAAATCCTTCATCCGCTTCCTGCGCTCCAAAGTCCTGAGATTCCTTCGCCCTTAG
- the scube2 gene encoding signal peptide, CUB and EGF-like domain-containing protein 2 isoform X3, whose protein sequence is MGAIWAARDFCLFLLLLNSRQSAALPEIRADPCVEGSDGCHIDAICQTTQGSYKCTCKAGFKGDGKHCEDIDECDLEYNGGCVHECNNIPGNYRCTCYDGFNLAHDGHNCLDVDECKFNNGGCQHTCVNTMGSYECRCKEGFFLSDNQHTCIHRSVEGLNCMNKEHGCAHICKETPKGGVACECRPGFELARNQRGCILTCNHGNGGCQHTCEDTENGPICRCHARYTLQSDKRSCIERDEATTESADHNVTSFTEVDKRVKRRLLMETCAVNNGGCDCTCKDTSTGVRCSCPVGFTLQPDGKTCKDIDECELRNGGCEHFCRNTIGSFECNCRRGFKLLTDERSCQDIDECFFERTCDHTCVNSPGGFQCLCNKGYTMYGLAHCGDINECSVNNGGCEQGCENTMGGFECFCHLGYKLHWNKKDCIEAEGFPPANPPSKPTLNCSKQEGGDRCFLTCQSQVHISSGTEDSYTVTCGMPLPCLADAQKNNSGLHCLGPEMASVPRIKTTATFKSSTAKCNLKRSQEKLKESLNSAHSDSRFFFTENVQFSYVSLRCTPSVQRTRSRHGRKAGEEDGSSITAEFELDVNLEEVTESCDLNCVRRRSEKRLRKTIRTLRKSINREQFHLHFAGSDYELAKSLGKPAELPGHCVAGQVLVGRKCVSCSVGTYYDGHQGRCVLCPAGTYQDEEAQMSCEVCPRPEGREVSKVVGARNLSECGGQCSPGQYSHDGFTPCLPCPLGTYQPEVGRTSCFPCGGNLVTKRSGAVTFQECETKVQCSPGHYYNTSTHRCIRCPTGTYQGEFGQNYCIACPGNTTTDFDGSTHIMQCKNRQCGGELGDFTGFIESPNYPGNYPANVECTWTINPPPKRRILIVVPEIFLPIEDECGDYLVMRKSSLSNSVTTYETCQTYERPIAFTSRSKRLWIQFRSNEGNSGKGFQVPYVTYDEDYQELIEDIVRDGRLYASENHQEILKDKKLMRALFDVLAHPQNFFNYTAQESREMFPKSFIRFLRSKVLRFLRP, encoded by the exons ATGGGAGCTATTTGGGCTGCAAGggacttttgtttgtttttgctcttGTTAAATAGCCGCCAAAGCGCAGCGCTTCCAGAGATTCGAG CAGATCCATGTGTAGAGGGAAGTGATGGCTGTCACATTGATGCTATTTGTCAGACTACCCAAGGCTCATACAAGTGCACGTGTAAAGCAGGCTTTAAAGGAGATGGAAAACACTGTGAAG ACATTGATGAATGCGACTTGGAGTACAATGGTGGCTGTGTACATGAGTGCAACAATATACCAGGCAATTATCGCTGCACTTGTTATGATGGATTTAATTTGGCACATGATGGACATAACTGTCTAG ATGTGGATGAATGCAAATTCAACAATGGTGGGTGCCAACACACTTGTGTCAACACCATGGGCAGCTATGAGTGCCGTTGCAAAGAGGGCTTCTTCCTCAGCGACAACCAGCACACATGCATCCACCGCTCTGTGG AGGGCCTCAACTGTATGAATAAGGAGCACGGCTGCGCCCACATCTGCAAAGAGACACCCAAAGGAGGTGTGGCCTGTGAGTGTCGTCCAGGGTTCGAGCTGGCCAGGAACCAGAGAGGCTGCATCT TAACTTGTAACCATGGCAACGGAGGCTGCCAGCACACATGCGAGGACACAGAGAACGGCCCCATATGCAGGTGTCACGCCAGGTATACCCTGCAATCTGACAAGAGGTCGTGTATAG AACGAGATGAAGCCACCACCGAGTCTGCAGACCACAACGTCACTTCCTTTACTGAGGTGGACAAACGTGTCAAACGAAGACTGTTAATGG AAACTTGTGCGGTGAACAATGGGGGGTGCGACTGCACTTGTAAAGACACATCCACAGGCGTGCGCTGTAGCTGCCCAGTCGGCTTCACACTGCAGCCGGATGGAAAGACATGCAAAG ATATTGACGAGTGTGAGCTTCGCAACGGCGGCTGCGAACACTTCTGCAGGAACACCATTGGCAGCTTTGAGTGCAACTGCAGAAGAGGCTTCAAGCTGCTGACAGACGAACGTTCTTGCCAAG ATATagatgaatgtttttttgaGCGGACATGTGATCACACGTGTGTGAACTCCCCCGGTGGTTTTCAATGTCTGTGCAACAAAGGCTACACCATGTATGGGCTGGCCCACTGTGGAG ATATAAATGAATGCAGTGTGAACAATGGCGGTTGTGAGCAGGGTTGTGAAAACACCATGGGTGGATTTGAATGCTTTTGTCATCTTGGCTATAAGCTACACTGGAACAAAAAGGACTGCATTG AGGCTGAGGGTTTCCCACCTGCTAACCCCCCCTCTAAACCTACCTTGAACTGTAGTAAGCAGGAGGGAGGGGACCGCTGCTTCTTGACATGCCAGTCTCAAGTTCACATCAGCAGTG GGACGGAGGATTCCTACACGGTGACCTGTGGAATGCCTCTGCCCTGCTTGGCTGACGCACAAAAGAACAACAGTGGATTGCATTGCTTAG GTCCAGAAATGGCCAGTGTTCCACGCATTAAAACCACAGCCACTTTTAAGTCCAGCACTGCAAAATGCAACTTAAAAAGAAGTCAGGAGAAACTCAAGGAAAGCTTAAACTCAGCACACTCAG ATAGCAGGTTCTTCTTCACTGAAAATGTCCAGTTCAGCTATGTGAGCCTGCGCTGCACCCCGTCCGTGCAGCGAACGCGCAGCCGCCATGGCAGGAAAGCTGGCGAGGAGGACGGCTCCTCGATAACAGCTGAGTTTGAGCTGGATGTGAACCTAGAGGAGGTAACAG AGAGCTGTGACCTGAACTGTGTGCGCCGACGCTCAGAAAAGAGGCTCAGGAAGACCATCAGGACCCTGAGGAAGTCCATCAACCGGGAGCAGTTCCACCTCCACTTTGCCGGGTCTGACTATGAGCTCGCCAAAAGTTTGGGCAAGCCAGCTGAACTCCCAGGACACTGTGTGGCGGGACAGGTGCTGGTGGGCAGGAAGTGTG TGAGCTGCAGTGTTGGGACTTACTACGACGGGCATCAGGGACGGTGTGTGTTGTGTCCAGCTGGAACGTATCAGGATGAGGAGGCACAGATGTCTTGTGAGGTCTGTCCTCGACCTGAAGGAAGAGAAGTCTCCAAGGTAGTCGGAGCTCGAAACTTGTCCGAGTGTGGAG GTCAGTGTTCCCCGGGTCAGTACTCTCATGATGGCTTCACCCCCTGCCTGCCCTGTCCACTGGGAACGTACCAGCCAGAAGTGGGACGCACCTCCTGCTTCCCTTGTGGAGGGAACTTGGTCACAAAGCGCAGTGGTGCTGTTACCTTTCAGGAGTGTGAGACTAAAG TCCAGTGCTCTCCAGGACATTACTACAACACCAGTACACACCGTTGCATCCGCTGTCCCACGGGCACGTATCAAGGAGAGTTTGGGCAGAACTACTGCATCGCCTGCCCTGGAAATACCACCACCGACTTTGATGGCTCCACTCACATCATGCAATGCAAaa ACCGACAATGTGGAGGAGAGCTGGGAGATTTTACTGGTTTCATCGAGTCCCCCAACTACCCAGGGAATTACCCAGCCAATGTGGAGTGCACTTGGACCATCAACCCACCGCCCAAACGCAGGATCCTTATTGTCGTCCCAGAAATCTTCCTGCCTATTGAGGACGAGTGCGGTGACTACTTAGTAATGAGAAAGAGCT CTCTCTCCAACTCTGTGACAACCTACGAGACTTGTCAGACATACGAGCGCCCCATCGCTTTTACCTCCCGCTCCAAGAGGCTCTGGATACAGTTCAGGTCCAACGAGGGAAACAGTGGGAAAGGCTTCCAGGTCCCATATGTAACATACGATG AGGACTACCAAGAATTGATAGAAGACATTGTCAGAGATGGAAGATTATACGCTTCAGAGAACCACCAGGAAATTCTCAAG GACAAGAAACTCATGAGGGCGTTGTTTGATGTACTGGCTCACCCACAGAACTTCTTCAACTACACAGCACAAGAATCAAGAGAAATGTTCCCCAAATCCTTCATCCGCTTCCTGCGCTCCAAAGTCCTGAGATTCCTTCGCCCTTAG
- the scube2 gene encoding signal peptide, CUB and EGF-like domain-containing protein 2 isoform X1, which yields MGAIWAARDFCLFLLLLNSRQSAALPEIRADPCVEGSDGCHIDAICQTTQGSYKCTCKAGFKGDGKHCEDIDECDLEYNGGCVHECNNIPGNYRCTCYDGFNLAHDGHNCLDVDECKFNNGGCQHTCVNTMGSYECRCKEGFFLSDNQHTCIHRSVEGLNCMNKEHGCAHICKETPKGGVACECRPGFELARNQRGCILTCNHGNGGCQHTCEDTENGPICRCHARYTLQSDKRSCIERDEATTESADHNVTSFTEVDKRVKRRLLMETCAVNNGGCDCTCKDTSTGVRCSCPVGFTLQPDGKTCKDIDECELRNGGCEHFCRNTIGSFECNCRRGFKLLTDERSCQDIDECFFERTCDHTCVNSPGGFQCLCNKGYTMYGLAHCGDINECSVNNGGCEQGCENTMGGFECFCHLGYKLHWNKKDCIEAEGFPPANPPSKPTLNCSKQEGGDRCFLTCQSQVHISSGTEDSYTVTCGMPLPCLADAQKNNSGLHCLGPEMASVPRIKTTATFKSSTAKCNLKRSQEKLKESLNSAHSDSRFFFTENVQFSYVSLRCTPSVQRTRSRHGRKAGEEDGSSITAEFELDVNLEEVTAESCDLNCVRRRSEKRLRKTIRTLRKSINREQFHLHFAGSDYELAKSLGKPAELPGHCVAGQVLVGRKCVSCSVGTYYDGHQGRCVLCPAGTYQDEEAQMSCEVCPRPEGREVSKVVGARNLSECGGQCSPGQYSHDGFTPCLPCPLGTYQPEVGRTSCFPCGGNLVTKRSGAVTFQECETKVQCSPGHYYNTSTHRCIRCPTGTYQGEFGQNYCIACPGNTTTDFDGSTHIMQCKNRQCGGELGDFTGFIESPNYPGNYPANVECTWTINPPPKRRILIVVPEIFLPIEDECGDYLVMRKSSLSNSVTTYETCQTYERPIAFTSRSKRLWIQFRSNEGNSGKGFQVPYVTYDEDYQELIEDIVRDGRLYASENHQEILKDKKLMRALFDVLAHPQNFFNYTAQESREMFPKSFIRFLRSKVLRFLRP from the exons ATGGGAGCTATTTGGGCTGCAAGggacttttgtttgtttttgctcttGTTAAATAGCCGCCAAAGCGCAGCGCTTCCAGAGATTCGAG CAGATCCATGTGTAGAGGGAAGTGATGGCTGTCACATTGATGCTATTTGTCAGACTACCCAAGGCTCATACAAGTGCACGTGTAAAGCAGGCTTTAAAGGAGATGGAAAACACTGTGAAG ACATTGATGAATGCGACTTGGAGTACAATGGTGGCTGTGTACATGAGTGCAACAATATACCAGGCAATTATCGCTGCACTTGTTATGATGGATTTAATTTGGCACATGATGGACATAACTGTCTAG ATGTGGATGAATGCAAATTCAACAATGGTGGGTGCCAACACACTTGTGTCAACACCATGGGCAGCTATGAGTGCCGTTGCAAAGAGGGCTTCTTCCTCAGCGACAACCAGCACACATGCATCCACCGCTCTGTGG AGGGCCTCAACTGTATGAATAAGGAGCACGGCTGCGCCCACATCTGCAAAGAGACACCCAAAGGAGGTGTGGCCTGTGAGTGTCGTCCAGGGTTCGAGCTGGCCAGGAACCAGAGAGGCTGCATCT TAACTTGTAACCATGGCAACGGAGGCTGCCAGCACACATGCGAGGACACAGAGAACGGCCCCATATGCAGGTGTCACGCCAGGTATACCCTGCAATCTGACAAGAGGTCGTGTATAG AACGAGATGAAGCCACCACCGAGTCTGCAGACCACAACGTCACTTCCTTTACTGAGGTGGACAAACGTGTCAAACGAAGACTGTTAATGG AAACTTGTGCGGTGAACAATGGGGGGTGCGACTGCACTTGTAAAGACACATCCACAGGCGTGCGCTGTAGCTGCCCAGTCGGCTTCACACTGCAGCCGGATGGAAAGACATGCAAAG ATATTGACGAGTGTGAGCTTCGCAACGGCGGCTGCGAACACTTCTGCAGGAACACCATTGGCAGCTTTGAGTGCAACTGCAGAAGAGGCTTCAAGCTGCTGACAGACGAACGTTCTTGCCAAG ATATagatgaatgtttttttgaGCGGACATGTGATCACACGTGTGTGAACTCCCCCGGTGGTTTTCAATGTCTGTGCAACAAAGGCTACACCATGTATGGGCTGGCCCACTGTGGAG ATATAAATGAATGCAGTGTGAACAATGGCGGTTGTGAGCAGGGTTGTGAAAACACCATGGGTGGATTTGAATGCTTTTGTCATCTTGGCTATAAGCTACACTGGAACAAAAAGGACTGCATTG AGGCTGAGGGTTTCCCACCTGCTAACCCCCCCTCTAAACCTACCTTGAACTGTAGTAAGCAGGAGGGAGGGGACCGCTGCTTCTTGACATGCCAGTCTCAAGTTCACATCAGCAGTG GGACGGAGGATTCCTACACGGTGACCTGTGGAATGCCTCTGCCCTGCTTGGCTGACGCACAAAAGAACAACAGTGGATTGCATTGCTTAG GTCCAGAAATGGCCAGTGTTCCACGCATTAAAACCACAGCCACTTTTAAGTCCAGCACTGCAAAATGCAACTTAAAAAGAAGTCAGGAGAAACTCAAGGAAAGCTTAAACTCAGCACACTCAG ATAGCAGGTTCTTCTTCACTGAAAATGTCCAGTTCAGCTATGTGAGCCTGCGCTGCACCCCGTCCGTGCAGCGAACGCGCAGCCGCCATGGCAGGAAAGCTGGCGAGGAGGACGGCTCCTCGATAACAGCTGAGTTTGAGCTGGATGTGAACCTAGAGGAGGTAACAG CAGAGAGCTGTGACCTGAACTGTGTGCGCCGACGCTCAGAAAAGAGGCTCAGGAAGACCATCAGGACCCTGAGGAAGTCCATCAACCGGGAGCAGTTCCACCTCCACTTTGCCGGGTCTGACTATGAGCTCGCCAAAAGTTTGGGCAAGCCAGCTGAACTCCCAGGACACTGTGTGGCGGGACAGGTGCTGGTGGGCAGGAAGTGTG TGAGCTGCAGTGTTGGGACTTACTACGACGGGCATCAGGGACGGTGTGTGTTGTGTCCAGCTGGAACGTATCAGGATGAGGAGGCACAGATGTCTTGTGAGGTCTGTCCTCGACCTGAAGGAAGAGAAGTCTCCAAGGTAGTCGGAGCTCGAAACTTGTCCGAGTGTGGAG GTCAGTGTTCCCCGGGTCAGTACTCTCATGATGGCTTCACCCCCTGCCTGCCCTGTCCACTGGGAACGTACCAGCCAGAAGTGGGACGCACCTCCTGCTTCCCTTGTGGAGGGAACTTGGTCACAAAGCGCAGTGGTGCTGTTACCTTTCAGGAGTGTGAGACTAAAG TCCAGTGCTCTCCAGGACATTACTACAACACCAGTACACACCGTTGCATCCGCTGTCCCACGGGCACGTATCAAGGAGAGTTTGGGCAGAACTACTGCATCGCCTGCCCTGGAAATACCACCACCGACTTTGATGGCTCCACTCACATCATGCAATGCAAaa ACCGACAATGTGGAGGAGAGCTGGGAGATTTTACTGGTTTCATCGAGTCCCCCAACTACCCAGGGAATTACCCAGCCAATGTGGAGTGCACTTGGACCATCAACCCACCGCCCAAACGCAGGATCCTTATTGTCGTCCCAGAAATCTTCCTGCCTATTGAGGACGAGTGCGGTGACTACTTAGTAATGAGAAAGAGCT CTCTCTCCAACTCTGTGACAACCTACGAGACTTGTCAGACATACGAGCGCCCCATCGCTTTTACCTCCCGCTCCAAGAGGCTCTGGATACAGTTCAGGTCCAACGAGGGAAACAGTGGGAAAGGCTTCCAGGTCCCATATGTAACATACGATG AGGACTACCAAGAATTGATAGAAGACATTGTCAGAGATGGAAGATTATACGCTTCAGAGAACCACCAGGAAATTCTCAAG GACAAGAAACTCATGAGGGCGTTGTTTGATGTACTGGCTCACCCACAGAACTTCTTCAACTACACAGCACAAGAATCAAGAGAAATGTTCCCCAAATCCTTCATCCGCTTCCTGCGCTCCAAAGTCCTGAGATTCCTTCGCCCTTAG